A window of the Desulfovibrio sp. Fe33 genome harbors these coding sequences:
- a CDS encoding BMP family lipoprotein, whose amino-acid sequence MFRTLITPTLVVLALTLSAATALALNPAVIYDLGGKFDNAFNQAAHKGAEEFSKETGTRYQDFEPNDESQYELALRKFASKGCDLIVVMGTPFAPALEKAAPDFPDTKFVIIDSVVDGPNVQSVIFKEHQGAFLVGMVAALKSRTGKIGFVGGMDVPLIRKFALGYAEGARYVNGKIVIFEDMTGTTSDAWGDPDKAGELARAQFARGADVVFAAAGGSNMGVLQAAADMKKFAIGVDSNQDCIHPGSVLTSMVKRVDLAVLQTMRDARNGDWKPGVKVLGLAEGGVDYALDKYNETLISPEMRARVDQARADIVSGRLKVTDYLEIMDK is encoded by the coding sequence ATGTTCCGCACTCTGATCACGCCCACCCTGGTTGTCCTGGCCCTGACGCTGTCCGCGGCCACCGCGCTCGCCCTGAATCCCGCCGTCATCTACGATCTGGGCGGAAAGTTCGACAACGCCTTCAACCAGGCCGCGCACAAGGGAGCCGAGGAATTCTCAAAGGAAACCGGCACCCGGTATCAGGACTTCGAACCTAACGACGAATCCCAGTACGAGCTGGCCCTGCGCAAGTTCGCCTCCAAGGGCTGCGACCTTATAGTGGTGATGGGCACTCCCTTCGCCCCGGCGCTGGAAAAAGCCGCCCCGGATTTCCCCGACACCAAATTCGTCATCATCGACTCGGTGGTGGACGGGCCCAATGTGCAATCCGTGATTTTCAAGGAGCACCAGGGGGCGTTCCTGGTAGGCATGGTGGCGGCCCTGAAGTCCCGAACCGGCAAGATCGGCTTTGTGGGCGGCATGGACGTGCCGCTCATCCGCAAGTTCGCCCTGGGCTACGCGGAAGGCGCGCGCTACGTGAACGGGAAGATCGTGATTTTCGAGGACATGACCGGAACCACCTCCGACGCCTGGGGCGATCCCGACAAGGCGGGCGAGCTGGCTCGCGCCCAGTTCGCACGGGGCGCGGACGTCGTTTTCGCCGCAGCGGGCGGGTCGAACATGGGCGTGCTCCAGGCCGCCGCCGACATGAAAAAATTCGCCATCGGCGTGGACTCCAACCAGGATTGCATCCACCCCGGCAGCGTGCTGACCTCCATGGTCAAACGCGTGGACCTGGCCGTGCTCCAAACCATGCGCGACGCGCGCAACGGCGATTGGAAACCCGGCGTGAAGGTTCTGGGCCTGGCTGAAGGCGGCGTGGATTACGCGCTCGACAAATACAACGAAACCCTGATCTCCCCGGAGATGCGGGCCCGCGTCGACCAAGCCAGGGCGGACATCGTCTCCGGCAGGCTCAAGGTTACCGACTACCTTGAAATCATGGACAAATAA